The Aggregatilinea lenta genome includes a region encoding these proteins:
- a CDS encoding glycoside hydrolase family 2 TIM barrel-domain containing protein: MRTTYLFNDRWLFAPERLGSDTPDARFEAVILPHTNKLLPYHYFDNAEYQFISTYRKRFTLPEPRAGRRVFIDFDGAMIACEVWLNGVRLGEHEGGFTPFSFDLTPHLNDTGENLLTVYLDSTERKDIPPYGYVVDYLTFGGVYRDVHLRLVEPCHITNVFVRPQNILTGSPTVAVDVTLHNAGDRPVPAAVSAALMDANGTVLATGSTALVTAALGAATHLSLEIHDLPDVTRWSLDDPALYTVEVSLASGDTALDRQAARFGFREAEFRKDGGFYLNGERTKLIGLNRHQTYPYIGAAAPARLQRKDAEIIKHELSCNVVRTSHYPQSPHFLDRCDEIGLLVVEEIPGWQHIGDSDWQGISLRDVRAMIERDRNHPSIILWGVRINESRDNEALYTATNALAHKLDPTRQTGGTRNFIDSQFLEDVFTYNDFSNSVIEPIHTPHLVTEFNGHMYPTKTWDQEERREEHALRHARVQDKQMGMERVAGAIGWCAFDYNTHQEFGSGDHICYHGVMDIFRLPKYAAYFYASQGDPARRVVLQAATGWSMGDRDTGGIKTLVVLSNCDEIDVFIGDECLGRFQPDRACFPHLPHAPFQVSMGNGHLTWGRALSDLRVVGYLDGSPVAEQLIAADGLPAALTLNSDDPGLIADGADMTRLVLRLVDRCGNTLPYANAVVWVEVEGPADLIGDNPSALVGGQIALYLRARQKPGHVQIRATTPRLAPVTTTVTCTERPSQERLRA, from the coding sequence TTGCGCACAACATACCTGTTCAACGATCGCTGGCTGTTTGCCCCGGAGCGCCTGGGCAGCGATACGCCGGATGCCCGGTTTGAGGCCGTCATTCTGCCCCACACCAATAAGCTGCTGCCGTATCACTACTTCGACAACGCCGAGTACCAGTTCATATCCACCTATCGCAAACGCTTCACGCTTCCGGAGCCGCGTGCCGGACGGCGCGTCTTCATCGACTTTGACGGTGCGATGATCGCCTGTGAAGTCTGGCTGAACGGGGTGCGACTGGGTGAGCACGAGGGCGGCTTTACCCCGTTCTCGTTCGATCTCACGCCCCACCTGAACGACACTGGCGAAAATCTGCTAACCGTCTATCTCGATTCGACCGAGCGCAAGGACATCCCACCCTACGGCTACGTGGTGGACTACCTCACGTTCGGCGGCGTGTACCGCGACGTTCACCTGCGCTTAGTCGAGCCGTGCCACATCACCAATGTGTTTGTGCGCCCTCAGAACATCCTGACCGGCTCCCCGACCGTGGCCGTCGATGTCACGCTGCACAACGCCGGGGATCGCCCTGTTCCGGCGGCGGTCAGCGCCGCGCTTATGGATGCAAACGGCACGGTCCTGGCGACCGGCAGTACTGCTCTCGTAACAGCAGCGTTGGGAGCCGCCACTCACCTGAGTCTGGAGATCCACGATTTGCCGGACGTCACGCGGTGGTCGCTGGATGATCCGGCGCTTTACACGGTCGAGGTCAGCCTCGCCAGCGGCGACACCGCACTGGATCGTCAGGCGGCGCGGTTCGGCTTCCGCGAGGCAGAGTTCCGCAAAGACGGCGGGTTTTACCTCAACGGCGAACGGACCAAGCTCATCGGGCTGAACCGCCACCAGACTTATCCCTACATCGGGGCCGCTGCCCCCGCCCGCTTGCAGCGCAAGGACGCCGAGATTATCAAGCACGAGTTGTCCTGCAACGTCGTGCGCACCTCGCACTATCCGCAGTCGCCCCATTTTCTGGACCGCTGCGACGAGATCGGGCTGCTGGTGGTGGAGGAGATTCCTGGCTGGCAGCACATCGGGGACAGCGACTGGCAGGGCATCAGCCTGCGCGACGTGCGCGCCATGATCGAGCGCGATCGCAACCACCCCTCGATCATCCTGTGGGGCGTGCGCATCAACGAATCGCGCGACAACGAGGCCCTTTACACCGCGACGAACGCGCTGGCCCACAAACTCGATCCCACGCGGCAGACGGGCGGGACCCGCAACTTCATCGACAGCCAGTTCCTCGAAGACGTCTTCACCTACAACGACTTCTCCAACTCGGTGATCGAGCCAATCCACACGCCGCACCTCGTCACGGAGTTCAACGGGCACATGTACCCCACCAAAACGTGGGACCAGGAGGAGCGCCGCGAGGAACACGCCCTGCGGCACGCGCGCGTGCAGGATAAACAGATGGGCATGGAGCGCGTCGCGGGGGCGATCGGGTGGTGCGCCTTCGACTACAACACGCACCAGGAATTCGGGTCGGGCGACCACATTTGTTATCACGGCGTGATGGACATTTTCCGCCTGCCCAAATACGCGGCCTATTTTTACGCCAGCCAGGGCGATCCGGCGCGGCGCGTGGTGCTCCAGGCGGCGACCGGCTGGTCGATGGGCGACCGCGACACGGGCGGGATCAAGACGCTCGTCGTGCTGAGCAACTGCGACGAAATCGACGTGTTCATCGGGGACGAATGCCTGGGACGCTTCCAGCCCGACCGGGCGTGCTTCCCGCACCTGCCGCACGCGCCTTTCCAGGTCTCAATGGGCAACGGGCACCTCACCTGGGGACGCGCCCTGTCTGACCTGCGGGTAGTCGGCTATTTGGACGGCAGCCCCGTCGCGGAGCAACTCATAGCGGCAGATGGCCTCCCGGCGGCGCTGACTCTGAACTCCGACGACCCCGGACTGATCGCGGACGGTGCAGACATGACACGCCTGGTGCTCAGGCTCGTGGATCGCTGCGGGAACACCCTGCCTTATGCGAATGCAGTGGTATGGGTCGAAGTCGAAGGTCCCGCCGATCTGATCGGCGATAACCCGTCGGCCCTGGTCGGGGGCCAGATCGCGCTCTATCTGCGCGCGCGCCAGAAACCGGGCCATGTCCAGATCCGCGCGACGACACCGCGCCTCGCGCCCGTCACAACGACGGTAACCTGTACCGAGCGCCCATCCCAGGAGCGGCTGCGCGCGTAA
- a CDS encoding carbohydrate ABC transporter permease — translation MAALTQAKPRASQQSDENKRRRTDRIAKHVLLILFTLTWLLPILAAVLTSFRTMDDISVHGFWSIPQHFSLDKFSDAWATARIRVYLLNSFIITIPSLLGMIFLSSLSAYALARFKFKGNLLIYFIYVGGTMLPFQILLLPVFRLTNKLGLYDTYGALILIHTAFQLGFCTFVLRNFMRTVPGEILDAARVDGCSEFRIYWQIMLPLSLPSLAALATLEFTWIFNDFLWALILLQSDSLRPVTAGLATLQGQYVTDWPLITAGALLATLPTILVFVFLQRYFIQGLTLGSGK, via the coding sequence ATGGCCGCACTCACGCAAGCAAAGCCGCGCGCCAGCCAACAGTCCGACGAGAATAAACGACGCCGTACCGACAGAATCGCCAAACACGTCCTGCTGATTCTGTTTACGCTAACCTGGCTGCTGCCAATCCTCGCTGCTGTGCTGACCTCCTTCCGCACAATGGACGACATTTCTGTGCACGGCTTCTGGAGCATCCCGCAGCACTTCAGCCTCGATAAGTTTTCGGATGCCTGGGCCACCGCGCGCATCCGGGTTTATCTGCTCAACAGCTTCATCATCACCATTCCGTCGCTGCTGGGCATGATCTTCCTGTCGTCGCTCAGCGCCTATGCGCTGGCCCGCTTCAAGTTCAAGGGCAACCTGCTGATCTACTTCATCTACGTCGGCGGGACCATGCTGCCCTTCCAGATCCTGCTGCTGCCCGTGTTCCGCCTCACCAACAAGCTCGGCCTCTACGACACCTACGGCGCGCTGATCTTGATTCACACCGCGTTTCAGTTGGGCTTCTGTACCTTCGTACTGCGCAATTTTATGCGCACCGTGCCCGGCGAGATCCTCGACGCGGCGCGCGTGGACGGGTGCAGCGAGTTCCGCATCTACTGGCAGATCATGTTGCCGCTCAGCCTGCCGTCGCTGGCGGCCCTGGCAACGCTCGAATTCACCTGGATCTTTAACGACTTCCTTTGGGCGCTGATCCTGCTTCAATCCGATTCACTGCGTCCCGTCACGGCGGGCCTGGCGACGCTACAGGGGCAGTACGTCACCGACTGGCCGCTGATCACAGCAGGTGCGCTGCTGGCGACATTACCAACGATACTGGTATTCGTTTTTCTTCAGCGCTACTTTATTCAGGGCTTGACGTTGGGATCGGGAAAATAG
- a CDS encoding carbohydrate ABC transporter permease gives MAVKTADRSLRQQEPLDFTSASFLALILAVIVLFAFIFLPWMWTEAKYNGARLMSDVLVAGSLKNFGTIQLVIIPVAALAAGGLALWNLLGGREGPRASLLILLCSALGLYYYADLYFIRSGEVAEYIRANTGTGFKVTFVALVGLAAQAILTIPQANYIWQRAGERLSSRRPSVSQKAVPYLFLAGPLALYIVWVLAPTVYTFYLSLTNWDGVTTPVYVGLKNYETLFKQSAFTESLSNNVRWLAIFITIPTTLGLGLAMIFNTDMRGGNWYKVSFYSPLVLSWPVIALVWIWVYHPANGLINSLLTGIGITDNPPGWLADRNLAIYCIIAAATWRQAGYVMVLYLAGLKNLDPALLDAGLVDGANRWQLFRHVIFPLLAPVTTIVFIISVIDSLRSFDLVQVMTRGHQATQVLANYMYIEAFNNYRMGFGGAIAVVLFSISLVFVGLYLWVSLKDELEY, from the coding sequence ATGGCGGTAAAAACAGCAGATAGGTCTCTCCGGCAGCAGGAGCCGCTCGACTTCACCAGTGCCAGCTTCCTGGCTTTGATTCTCGCGGTCATCGTGCTGTTCGCGTTTATCTTCCTGCCGTGGATGTGGACCGAAGCCAAATACAACGGCGCGCGGCTGATGTCGGATGTGCTGGTTGCGGGCAGCTTGAAAAACTTCGGGACGATCCAGCTTGTGATAATTCCCGTCGCAGCCCTGGCAGCGGGCGGCCTCGCATTGTGGAATTTGCTCGGCGGGCGCGAAGGGCCGCGCGCATCGCTCCTGATCTTGCTGTGCAGCGCGCTCGGCCTGTACTACTATGCAGACCTCTATTTCATCCGCAGCGGCGAAGTGGCCGAGTATATTCGCGCCAACACGGGCACCGGCTTCAAGGTGACGTTTGTCGCGCTGGTCGGCCTCGCGGCGCAGGCGATTCTCACCATCCCGCAGGCCAATTACATCTGGCAACGCGCGGGCGAGCGCCTGTCATCGCGCAGGCCGTCGGTTTCGCAAAAGGCCGTGCCTTACCTGTTCCTGGCCGGGCCGCTGGCGCTGTACATCGTCTGGGTGCTGGCCCCCACGGTCTACACGTTTTATTTGAGCTTGACCAACTGGGACGGCGTGACCACGCCCGTGTACGTGGGCCTGAAGAACTACGAGACGCTGTTCAAGCAGAGCGCGTTCACCGAATCGCTGTCCAACAACGTGCGCTGGCTGGCGATCTTTATCACGATCCCGACCACATTGGGCCTCGGCCTCGCCATGATTTTCAACACCGATATGCGCGGCGGCAACTGGTACAAGGTCAGCTTCTACTCGCCGTTGGTGCTGTCGTGGCCGGTGATCGCGCTGGTGTGGATCTGGGTGTACCACCCCGCCAACGGGCTGATCAACTCGCTATTGACGGGCATCGGCATCACCGACAATCCCCCCGGCTGGCTGGCCGACCGCAACCTCGCGATTTACTGCATCATCGCTGCTGCGACATGGCGGCAGGCCGGTTACGTGATGGTGCTTTACCTCGCCGGGCTGAAAAACCTCGATCCCGCTCTGCTCGACGCGGGATTGGTCGACGGCGCGAACCGCTGGCAGTTGTTCCGCCACGTGATCTTCCCGCTGCTCGCGCCCGTGACGACTATCGTGTTCATCATCTCTGTGATCGACTCCCTGCGTTCCTTCGACCTCGTGCAGGTCATGACACGCGGGCACCAGGCCACACAGGTGCTGGCAAATTACATGTATATCGAGGCGTTCAACAATTACCGTATGGGCTTCGGCGGCGCGATAGCGGTCGTGCTGTTTAGCATCAGCCTCGTGTTCGTGGGCCTCTACCTGTGGGTAAGCCTGAAAGACGAGCTGGAATACTAG
- a CDS encoding ABC transporter substrate-binding protein — MKSKLAFALIVFLIVAASLPTVKPTVTAQGPEYITYNSYNGDPEPRRVDEMVVKMWNDANALMPVEHSIIAHEDFKQALRAYLTAEPAPDVLTWFAGNRARFFIDRGLIADVSDMWAENGFDTSFAPGFQALATVDDKQYFVPTSYYWWAVYYRPSLFEKAGVDKVPETWDEFLGACDTLNAAGIAPITIGTRYPWTAAAWFDYLDMRVNGPEFHINLMLLNESYTDERVKNVFTYWNQLFEHNCFIEDPAAYAWQEAVDFMVQEEAAMYLMGGFIYDSYPDELEDDLDFFRFPIIDPEIPVGEDAPTDGYFIAANARNLDGGKQFLAYLASQEIQQLVFDELGRLPTRTDVDVSAAPARVQKGVQLVQGADYVAQFYDRDTTPPMAEVGMEGFSRFWSDPSSVDEVLADLEAERLRILEEGVEE; from the coding sequence ATGAAATCCAAGCTCGCTTTTGCCCTGATTGTTTTCCTCATCGTTGCCGCTTCTCTTCCCACAGTCAAGCCGACCGTTACCGCGCAAGGTCCTGAGTACATCACTTACAATTCGTATAATGGTGATCCTGAACCCCGGCGCGTTGACGAGATGGTCGTCAAGATGTGGAACGACGCCAACGCACTGATGCCGGTGGAGCACTCGATCATCGCGCATGAAGACTTCAAGCAGGCCCTGCGCGCCTACCTGACCGCCGAACCGGCCCCCGATGTGCTGACGTGGTTCGCAGGCAACCGCGCGCGCTTCTTCATCGACCGGGGTCTGATTGCGGACGTTTCCGACATGTGGGCGGAAAACGGCTTCGACACCTCGTTCGCCCCTGGCTTCCAGGCGCTCGCCACCGTGGACGACAAGCAGTACTTCGTGCCGACCTCGTACTACTGGTGGGCGGTTTACTATCGTCCCTCGCTGTTCGAGAAGGCTGGCGTCGATAAAGTGCCCGAGACCTGGGACGAATTTCTGGGCGCCTGCGATACGCTGAACGCAGCGGGCATCGCCCCGATCACCATCGGCACGCGCTACCCCTGGACCGCCGCCGCGTGGTTCGACTATCTCGACATGCGCGTCAACGGGCCGGAGTTCCACATCAACCTGATGCTGCTGAACGAGTCCTACACCGACGAGCGCGTGAAGAACGTCTTCACCTATTGGAACCAGCTTTTCGAACACAACTGCTTCATCGAAGATCCGGCGGCATACGCATGGCAGGAAGCCGTGGACTTCATGGTGCAGGAAGAAGCCGCGATGTACCTCATGGGCGGCTTCATCTACGACTCGTATCCTGACGAGCTGGAAGACGACCTCGACTTCTTCCGCTTCCCGATCATCGATCCGGAAATCCCCGTCGGTGAAGATGCCCCCACGGATGGTTACTTCATCGCGGCGAACGCCCGCAACCTGGACGGCGGCAAGCAGTTCCTGGCCTACCTCGCCTCGCAGGAAATCCAGCAGTTGGTCTTCGACGAGCTGGGCCGCCTGCCCACCCGCACCGATGTCGATGTCTCCGCGGCTCCGGCCCGCGTCCAGAAGGGCGTCCAGCTGGTCCAGGGTGCGGACTACGTCGCACAGTTCTACGACCGCGACACCACCCCGCCGATGGCGGAAGTCGGCATGGAAGGCTTCTCGCGCTTCTGGAGCGATCCGTCCAGCGTCGATGAGGTGCTGGCCGACCTGGAAGCCGAACGCCTGCGCATCCTTGAAGAGGGTGTCGAAGAGTAA
- a CDS encoding LacI family DNA-binding transcriptional regulator, translated as MTRRVTIKDVAEHAGTSYQTVSRVLNNKADVAPETRTRVLATIKMLNYRPSMAARLLGQDQDRTFTIANIIPYYDVDFVFENDHLMQQLHGIDLEATLRGYSLLLSTAHSGGDPMSSYARLLERQMVDGIIFESGLGEDGAQELVARGYKVVISGYTAGAIPCVRSDDESGTYVLTQHLLALGHRHIGVIMGPESAMPVHARWRGYERAMRDAALDPRHTPRAEGNYTFDGGYDAAARLMQAHGQQLTALLAFNDAMAIGAMRWLQEHGHAVPGDVSVAGFDDIPIAQFQTPSLTTIRLQSVEAGRRLAQTLFDILDGRPLSTTHAVIPTELKVRDSTTVPRRP; from the coding sequence GTGACCAGACGAGTAACGATCAAGGATGTAGCCGAACATGCTGGCACATCGTACCAAACCGTTTCGCGCGTACTGAACAACAAGGCGGATGTCGCGCCGGAGACGCGCACGCGGGTGTTGGCCACGATCAAGATGCTGAACTATCGCCCCAGCATGGCCGCGCGCCTGCTGGGACAGGATCAGGATCGCACCTTCACTATTGCCAACATCATCCCCTATTACGATGTTGACTTCGTGTTCGAGAACGATCACCTGATGCAGCAGCTGCACGGTATCGACCTCGAAGCGACGCTGCGCGGCTACAGCCTGCTGCTTTCCACGGCGCATTCGGGGGGCGATCCCATGTCGTCGTACGCGCGCCTGCTGGAACGTCAAATGGTGGACGGGATCATCTTTGAAAGCGGCCTGGGGGAAGATGGCGCACAGGAACTGGTGGCACGGGGATATAAGGTCGTGATTTCCGGTTATACGGCTGGCGCTATTCCATGCGTGCGATCCGACGACGAAAGCGGGACCTACGTGCTGACGCAGCATCTGCTGGCGCTGGGCCACCGGCACATCGGGGTGATCATGGGGCCGGAGAGCGCCATGCCGGTGCACGCGCGCTGGCGCGGTTACGAGCGGGCGATGCGCGATGCAGCGCTTGATCCCCGACATACGCCGCGCGCGGAAGGAAACTACACGTTCGACGGCGGGTATGATGCCGCAGCCCGGTTAATGCAGGCCCATGGTCAGCAGCTTACGGCGCTGCTGGCTTTCAATGACGCCATGGCAATCGGCGCGATGCGTTGGCTCCAGGAGCACGGTCATGCGGTTCCCGGTGACGTGTCGGTTGCGGGCTTCGACGATATCCCGATCGCTCAGTTCCAGACGCCATCGCTGACGACAATCCGTCTGCAATCCGTTGAGGCGGGACGACGACTGGCCCAAACGCTGTTCGATATTCTCGACGGGCGTCCCCTGAGCACGACACACGCCGTGATCCCCACCGAACTCAAGGTGCGCGACTCAACGACCGTACCGCGCCGCCCCTAG
- a CDS encoding response regulator: MIKILAIEDELPLLKNILELLQLENYEAIGASDGTTGIELARRHLPDLIICDVRMSGLDGFEVLQELRGDLTTAMIPFVFLTGDSERDSVRKGMELGADDYLTKPFTQDELDRAIRSQLDKRAAIENQRLRLLSHRLMEMHETVRHQVAREFGDNVSESVASLHIILEAIKKTSTKVDQFRLDQAQNLLTQLSVQVRDLAFDLRPGILDDLGLLPVLSRYFERYTDQTQIEVDFRHSGMEQRFQPDTEITAFRIIQEALTNVAHHASVQVVSVRTWAELDTLRIRVEDQGEGFDLETVLASGHASGLIGMHGRATLLSGELNIESRRGIGTCVTASLPAVLRNTEVAEAILPDTDSLIDSIRMSGKKDERHAAVQQADTQMPEASIRIVLADSHDLSRQGIRSLLENEPGLSVVGEAVDVEQANNAVQRLKPDVLIIDFTLPGSSGLDVAQHVTEVSPQTKVLILSANSEEAYVLKVLRSGAMGYVQKQSRAEDLVQAVYAVAEGQRYVSPALSEPAIDTFVALQKRRDPNLSAFNMLTSREREILLLVTDGYTNHEIAEQLSISARTAETHRYNMMRKLGVRNLADLIRYALQYGIFQAGR, translated from the coding sequence GTGATTAAGATATTAGCGATCGAAGACGAACTGCCCCTCCTCAAGAATATTCTTGAGCTCCTCCAGCTTGAGAATTATGAGGCAATTGGCGCGTCGGATGGTACAACTGGCATTGAACTTGCTCGGCGCCATTTGCCCGATCTAATCATCTGCGACGTTCGCATGTCGGGACTCGATGGATTTGAGGTGCTTCAGGAATTGCGCGGTGATTTGACAACAGCGATGATCCCGTTTGTCTTCCTGACAGGTGATTCTGAGCGGGATTCGGTGCGTAAAGGGATGGAACTAGGAGCCGACGACTATCTTACCAAGCCTTTTACCCAGGATGAACTTGATAGAGCGATCAGAAGCCAGCTTGACAAAAGGGCGGCCATTGAAAATCAACGCCTGCGCCTACTGTCCCATCGGCTGATGGAAATGCATGAAACCGTGCGCCACCAGGTGGCACGGGAATTTGGGGATAACGTAAGCGAGAGCGTGGCTAGCCTGCATATCATCCTCGAAGCAATCAAAAAAACATCTACGAAAGTCGACCAATTCAGACTTGATCAAGCTCAGAATTTACTCACGCAACTGTCAGTCCAGGTGCGTGATCTGGCATTCGATTTGCGGCCCGGTATATTGGATGACCTCGGGTTGCTCCCTGTGCTGTCTCGGTACTTCGAACGTTACACGGATCAAACGCAGATTGAAGTGGATTTTCGGCATTCAGGCATGGAACAACGATTCCAGCCCGATACAGAAATAACCGCGTTTCGAATCATTCAAGAGGCGCTAACCAATGTTGCGCATCATGCTTCGGTCCAGGTTGTAAGTGTTCGGACATGGGCCGAGCTGGACACATTGCGTATCCGCGTAGAAGACCAGGGGGAAGGTTTCGACCTGGAAACCGTTTTGGCCAGTGGTCACGCCAGTGGATTGATCGGTATGCACGGGCGAGCAACGTTACTGAGCGGGGAATTGAACATTGAATCCAGACGCGGAATTGGGACGTGCGTGACGGCATCTCTGCCTGCGGTTTTGAGAAATACCGAAGTCGCTGAAGCTATTTTGCCTGATACCGACTCGTTGATTGACAGTATCAGAATGTCCGGCAAGAAAGACGAACGACACGCTGCTGTGCAGCAGGCCGATACCCAGATGCCTGAAGCATCCATCCGTATTGTGCTGGCCGATAGCCATGACTTGAGCCGGCAAGGTATACGTAGCTTGCTGGAAAATGAACCCGGATTGTCTGTAGTTGGCGAGGCGGTGGACGTTGAACAGGCTAATAATGCGGTGCAACGCCTCAAACCAGACGTGTTAATCATCGATTTTACGCTGCCAGGGTCTAGCGGCCTCGATGTGGCTCAGCATGTCACAGAGGTGTCACCGCAAACGAAGGTCCTGATTCTCTCCGCCAATTCTGAAGAAGCCTATGTCTTGAAGGTGTTACGAAGCGGAGCAATGGGTTATGTGCAAAAACAATCTCGAGCCGAGGATCTGGTACAGGCAGTCTACGCCGTCGCAGAAGGGCAACGGTACGTCAGCCCGGCGCTGTCTGAGCCAGCGATTGATACATTCGTCGCCTTGCAGAAAAGAAGAGATCCAAACCTGAGCGCGTTCAATATGCTTACGTCCCGCGAGCGAGAGATCCTGCTTTTGGTAACCGACGGTTACACCAATCATGAGATTGCTGAACAACTCTCGATCAGCGCGCGTACCGCCGAAACACATCGTTATAACATGATGCGAAAACTGGGTGTGCGCAATCTGGCCGATCTGATCCGTTACGCGCTGCAATACGGCATTTTCCAGGCAGGACGATAG
- a CDS encoding cohesin domain-containing protein, which yields MRNLLVLLFVVLVAGTVWAQENPTVEIVLSQPAAHQGDIITADIHVRGAVNVAGTDVGITVDSACLRILDRQPGGYLPTTDAEGAFVPFSELNEHDTRLAAALTDRSKIASGEGVFYTVQLEVTCAEATAPLTISYAKLSTYADPSAEAVSLISFSLDDGTLNAIDAELAVVPADQAITEPAAVVEGQPETSPTPAPEAGSEAESDQEQDDQTLLIILIALLIVLILVLVIVMLWLRRRSRGQSDSRDR from the coding sequence ATGAGAAACCTTCTGGTTTTGCTTTTCGTCGTATTAGTGGCAGGCACAGTTTGGGCTCAAGAAAATCCGACAGTAGAAATTGTCCTCAGCCAACCTGCCGCACACCAGGGTGATATTATCACCGCCGACATCCATGTTCGCGGGGCAGTCAATGTGGCCGGGACCGACGTTGGAATTACGGTCGACAGCGCCTGCCTGCGTATTCTCGACCGACAGCCTGGCGGCTATCTGCCAACCACGGATGCGGAAGGCGCCTTTGTGCCGTTCTCGGAACTGAACGAGCACGATACACGGCTGGCGGCTGCCCTGACCGATCGCTCGAAAATCGCCAGCGGTGAGGGTGTTTTCTACACCGTCCAACTCGAAGTGACCTGCGCTGAAGCAACGGCTCCGCTCACGATCTCTTACGCCAAACTGAGCACCTACGCCGATCCATCAGCTGAAGCCGTCAGCCTGATTTCCTTTTCGCTGGACGATGGCACGCTTAATGCAATTGATGCTGAACTCGCTGTTGTTCCCGCAGATCAGGCTATAACGGAGCCGGCAGCCGTTGTTGAAGGGCAGCCGGAAACCAGCCCAACACCAGCGCCTGAAGCAGGTTCAGAGGCGGAATCTGACCAGGAACAAGACGATCAGACACTGCTCATCATTTTGATTGCGCTGCTCATAGTGCTCATACTGGTCCTTGTGATAGTGATGCTCTGGCTACGGCGCCGTTCCCGTGGTCAGTCAGACAGCCGCGATCGCTAG
- a CDS encoding neutral/alkaline non-lysosomal ceramidase N-terminal domain-containing protein, with the protein MLIAGAAHIPLPIPTGIAMAGYARRTETARGFHDTLAVRALIVSASVQQVCVLVADTLCVDAHMTANVRSQVSSATGVAPDAIMVAATHTHSGPGGAARFPIDMGAESYMGAYNPDLAALVTQTFVTAAVTALDRQSAVRLEYGSGIVTGVGANRVHDGGPYDPLIPYLRLIDLNGNNLIYLLSYACHPTVLGPDNLLYSGDLTGMACAALEQHGSRNCIAISLTGAAGNISTRFTRVAPTFDEAERLARRLADAVIGAESRQDESDTVAAIRVPVTLALKPPGDRAAYEMRLAQVTERRKAAASLTSGERRLIESEIESLKAALDTSTARPPALQTEVQVLRIGSTRIAAFPGELYVEYGLAMREQFAPLPVMVAGYANDYIGYVPTSAAPDSYETTMAVVAPDSGSRLIQAARRAISQSDIH; encoded by the coding sequence ATGCTGATAGCTGGCGCAGCACACATCCCCTTGCCCATACCAACAGGTATTGCCATGGCCGGTTACGCACGCCGGACGGAAACCGCACGGGGCTTTCATGATACGCTGGCCGTTCGAGCGCTCATCGTTTCGGCGTCGGTTCAACAAGTGTGCGTTCTCGTCGCGGACACCCTGTGTGTGGATGCGCATATGACGGCGAACGTTCGAAGCCAGGTCAGCAGTGCAACCGGAGTTGCGCCGGACGCGATTATGGTTGCCGCCACCCACACCCATTCAGGACCTGGCGGCGCGGCGCGGTTTCCGATTGATATGGGCGCAGAATCGTATATGGGCGCATACAATCCCGATCTGGCCGCGCTAGTCACACAGACGTTCGTGACCGCCGCCGTTACCGCGCTCGACCGCCAATCTGCTGTCCGGCTCGAATACGGAAGCGGAATAGTGACCGGCGTAGGCGCCAATCGGGTTCACGACGGAGGTCCCTATGATCCGCTCATTCCCTACTTACGCCTCATCGACCTGAATGGCAATAATCTGATCTATCTATTGAGCTATGCGTGCCATCCAACCGTGCTTGGCCCCGATAATCTGCTTTATTCGGGGGATCTCACTGGCATGGCGTGCGCCGCGCTCGAGCAGCATGGCAGCCGTAACTGTATTGCAATCAGTTTGACCGGTGCAGCCGGGAACATTAGCACGCGTTTCACGCGGGTTGCGCCAACGTTTGACGAAGCGGAGCGTCTGGCTCGCCGTCTGGCAGACGCCGTCATCGGAGCTGAATCGCGTCAGGATGAATCCGACACGGTAGCAGCGATCCGCGTTCCCGTCACCCTCGCGTTGAAGCCACCCGGAGATCGCGCTGCTTACGAAATGCGCCTCGCGCAGGTAACCGAGAGACGAAAGGCCGCCGCAAGCCTCACGTCAGGCGAACGACGATTGATTGAGTCGGAGATCGAAAGCCTGAAGGCAGCCTTAGACACGTCCACCGCCCGCCCGCCCGCGCTGCAAACTGAGGTACAGGTTCTGCGCATTGGCTCGACGAGGATCGCTGCCTTCCCAGGGGAGCTGTATGTCGAATATGGCCTCGCAATGCGCGAACAGTTCGCGCCCTTACCGGTCATGGTGGCCGGATATGCAAATGATTACATTGGCTATGTGCCTACGTCCGCCGCGCCTGATAGTTACGAGACGACGATGGCTGTTGTGGCGCCGGATTCCGGGTCCCGGCTGATCCAGGCGGCCAGACGAGCCATCAGTCAGAGCGACATTCACTGA